A segment of the Nasonia vitripennis strain AsymCx chromosome 2, Nvit_psr_1.1, whole genome shotgun sequence genome:
AGCGGTTAAAACGTCGCGACGCAGAAGCGAATCTCGCCAACAACCAGACCTCCCTGGGTTTATATATCCATTATGTTTATGAAAAGTGCGCCACATACAATGGCGTATCCGCACTAACCTGCAGTgtatatataactatataagCCACCGAGAGAGATATATGTCCTTACGTATATCGAGAGATCCGCGCACCAGCTGATGAGAGTATCAAGGATGAATCAATAAGCTCATCGTCGGAACACAAAAATCACGGGCGACTCGATGGGGGGCCagagcgccgcgcgcgtatcaaaagcgtaaaatcgtccaaaagaagaaaaaagcagcCAAAGAGGCTGACGTATCAAAAAACGGAGCAGTAGGCGTATACGAAAAATACACACGAAAACGAAACAATCGCGAGCACAATAAAATCACGGTCGCGTTATATACACCACTGCAGAGAGCAGAGAGCAGAACAGCCGATTATCGCGGAGCAGCGATAaaatcgtcgtcgcgcgagcgAATCACGTCTACGCGTTTTTCCGCGATGGGTGTTCCGAGCAGAAGCGACGATAAAAATTGCATCGACCGAAGCGAAAGGTGAGCTCCGATACTATAGCGACTCAATGTGCATATCAGCTGACCTACGGCTGTATTTGTAAATATGCGAGAATTTCGGAGTGGAATACAGTGTGTGAGGGAGTGAGTTAACGATTGTTATGGATTTGTCAATCAAGAAAGACGACACGAACCTTGTTGCTGCCGTTGCTCGGAGTTGTCCACGGTTCAGCTGTTCGCCAATGCACTGCTCTctgcgctgcgctgctgcgCTGCTCCACTTCAAGATGACACGGCTGGCATTATAGTGTGTAAACATACGCAAAAACGGGTGGGCGTCGTTGAGGTATTctctatataaaaatatcCGCGAGTAATAATAGTATTTTGGAGTAGCGAGTATAACGTGTTCGGTGGCTGTGATGTGTCTCGGAGTTCTAGGACCTACTTTGCAACGATACTACCTAGGGACGACCTACTACTTGGCTTTATTCTGGCATTGGTGCGGAGCGACACCTACGACTGCCGATATGATATCGTTCGGGAGCAGACTTACCAACAGTGTTCGCTAGGATGATTGTTGTTtggttgttttttaattttcgagaCGATAGGGAGGGGGATCGTTTTCTTGCGAAGTCTTGAACTTGAGCTATCGATGCATTGGGTGAGCGAAGGGTTTAAAAGGACGAGAGGATTGGGAAATTCGGAAACTAGATCATAGCAGGGAATCTGCGTCGTCGGGCTTGTTTTGGCTGTTCTGCTACATAGAGCTGACGCACGAGCGGAAACACGTGTATGTTGCCAGCCAGCTGTATGCATGTGTCGGCGTTTCTTCACCAGTTACGGAACGCTCTGCCGTTATATAGTTTTCTTCGTTATATTTTTGCCTGATTAAATTACGTCGTCGCAAAATGAGTAAGGCGCAGATAAATAACGAGGTAGGTTCTAAATTAACGTTACTTGTTACAATTTTTGGTTATGTGTGCATGTGTTTATCTTGGAGGTTATGTAGCATAGTGATAAACATTCAATTTCAATTTAATGTTTATCAACAAAGTATGCTTTTGTATTTTCTCGAAAATGAGCAGGAAAATTCTTCTTTTAAAGTAGTtctgttgaaaaaataatgatgagTTTAAAAGCATAGATGCATGCATTTCCTTCTTTTATTTGTACGCACCACTTACATctgtatttatttactttgCAGATTATACTTTTGAGAGGCAGTGTGGAGCAAGCACGAGTACAGCTTATTGCAAAACTCGCAAGAGATGCGTTTAAATTACGCAAGAAGAAAGGAACTGAACAGCAGAAAGCTAAAAATGTTAGAAAGGCAGATAAGATAGCTGCTGAAATCCTTGCAATCAAGAAAGTAAAAAAGGATGAaatcacaaaatttattttgtcaaACCCATTGAACTTGGATGAGATTCTTAAGGATCAGAAGGCAGAACCTCTGACTAGAATTATGGCTAGGATTGCAAACCATAAAAAGTTCAGTCAAAAAATTGCTGAATTCAAAAGCAAGTATCCTAATTATGCAGAATTTTTAGGCCctggaagaagaaagaaggcGATAAGCGAATGGAAGGAAAATAAGAAATCAAGGAAAGCTCAGAAAGAGGAAAATGATGAATCCAGTAAGAATGCTAGCGATGCAGAGGCCTCAGAGAACAATGATGAAAGTTCAGACAATGGATCTGAGGCCAATGATGACGATGAAGTAAGCGAAGGTGAGGAGGTGACATCAGATGTTGTCGAGGAAAAAGAAAGCGAAGATTCAGTTGAAGAGAAGGTAACAACTGCAAAAACTgctaaaataaagaaaagcaAAAAGATAGATAAGGAGAATGTCAAGAGTACAAATGTtgtaaaaggaaaaaagaacaaaaagcTTGAAGTAAAAGATATTGTGGAACAAGAAAAAGATAGTGATGACTCAGAAGAAGAGGATGTAAAGAGTAATATTGTAGAATCAGAATCAGTACAAAACGGTACAGTAAAGAAGGAAAAGCCCAAAAATTCGTTAGGAAAACGAAAGAAAGCAAACAAAGAAGAGAAGCAAAGTACAGATAAAGATACAAAACCAGatgttaaaaagaaaaagagtgATACCTCAAAAGTTATCAGTAAGCAAGCCATTGTAAAGAAGTTTACTGATATACTGAAAGAAGAGGAATCCAAACCAGAGATGCAACCAGAAATCAATTCTGATTCTGAGAGATCAAACCTCAAGATAGAAAAAGAAGTAGATTCATTTTTCTTCTCTGGAGATGGGGGTGAAAATTATTTGAGCGTTGTTcttcctaaaaataattcgaacgaagacgaagaagaataCGGGAATGACAGGTTCAACAAGAAACATTTTTCACGGCAGCAGAACGACAAATTCTTCAGCAAAGTTAACAAATTCCAAAATAACGGTCCCAATAATTACAACTCGAACAGGCAAGACTCGAGATGGGAAGGTCAGCGCGATAACGAGAGACCTTACGGCAGGGATAAACCAggattcaataaatttaacgGCAGATCGAACGACAGATTCAATGACAGGCCTAACAACAGATTCAATGGCAAGCCAAACGACAGGTTCAACGACAGGCCCAACAACAAATTCAACGACAGGCCAAACAACAAATTCAATGACAGGCCCAACAACAAATTCGGCAATGACCGCAACGACAAGCCTTTCAAAAAGCACGGCAAGGACAGCTTCGAGAGCAAGAGTAACGAGGTTCTGCATCCATCCTGGGAAGccaagaagaagcagcaggaCATTCTGAAAAAAGGATTCCAAGGGAAGAAGATCGTTTTCGGCGACgatctgtgaaaaaaaaattgttggtaACGCGTTGAGTTTTGTAACATACTTTGTACATATTACGTtatgtatttttcaataataaaacacgaaagtttaaaaaaaatgtataatgcAACATTTATTTCTCTTTGCATAACAGTGATAATATAGGAGTGCAAACCATATCCGTGCCGGTCGGAGGATTCAAGTGGAAATCGCGGAACGATCGCAAGGTCCGCACGTTGAAATCTACCACAGTCTTTTTATAcgagtataaaaaataagctGCGATCTTCGCTATCGTATAATATAAGGCCCGTATCAAAGGGACGTCACAATTTTATGTACAATTGTTCCACGGCATAGCGCATTCACTCGCTCGTCTCAATCATCGAATGAACGAGAGACGTTTATTagaataacaaaaagaaagaattCATTGACGCTGCATCATAATCATCATCAGTCCGCGAGCGCAGTGATTCCCACTAAACTCCCTCGCCAGCGGGTACAAGACGTATAAAAGGAAGGCAAAGAAAATCTTGTCTGTTTATGAATCTTCTCGCCGAGTCGTCCGACAAAAGGCCCATCCATCAAGCTGCGGAGAGATAAGCCTGCACCTAGTcgggaaaagaagaaaagcggCTCTACTTCTTCTTGGACAGCGTGCGCTGCTTCTCGGCGTGAGTGACGAGCTGCGAGTCGAGCGGAAGTCCCTTCCGGCGACGCACCGCGTCTATGTACTTTTTGGCGCGATTTCCGCTGTCCGCCTTCTCGCCGAAGTGCAGGTACTCGTCTTCCGTCGACGGCACCCAGAACGGATCCTGCTCGATCACCTGAAATGTCATGCGAGAGCGTGAGAATTTTTCTCTCGTAGAAGAGAGCCAGGGGTGTCTGTGtctgtgagtgtgtgtgtgtataatatggCTGCTGTGCAGTTGCGCCCGCTGCTGCGATGCACATGTTGGCATATAAGTAGGGGTAGTGCGTAGAAGCGCCTTGACGCACGTGGGATATATATTGTGTGTGTTGTGGATGTGTGCTATTGGCACCTATTATAGAGGTGTGGGATGATGTCGCTTTTGTTGTGTATAGAGGAAGACGCAGCGGACAATGGGGTTAGgataatattgatttttgatGGCTGTATCTTATTTTTATACCCTGGAATGTTGATGGATCATTTTTTTGTCTACGGAGCTTTTGGAATGGAAAAAGGAAGAGAGGAAGCGTAATGGATAGATAAAGCGTTTTTAGGTAGCCGCGGGTAGAgagataaaaattcaatttggaGCTCGAGGGAAAATTTGATGATTAAAAAAGCCGAAGCGGGTACCAGATTACGCATATAATTAAcgaatttttcgaattctttGACGCTCTTTCGTATTTTAAACTCGAAGAATTTTATAACGCGAGCCTAGAATAGCGTGCTATAACGTGGTcgttaaatttataaaatcgaTTCTGTAAAAAGTTCGACGCggcgttaaaaataaaaccggTCAATCATTTATAAGCAGCACTGCACTTCTGCGTCGGCtaagaataaaatttaaaaatatacattcacACTTCTGAACCATCTCCGTTAATCATACGTTAAcacgttataaaaaaaaaatcacccgCACCCGCCGCGTAACAATTAAAAAGCCGAGCATAAACCGCACACTCGTTCCATAAATTCAAAAGCCCTCTCTCCAGCACACAATCACGGCGCATCTTCTCTGAAATCGAACGCCGAAATCTCCctccgaaaaaaaaagaaccaaCAAGGCAGGCCCTCGATCTCCATCGCAGGTGCGCGCCGTGCGCGCACGTGAAAATCGTACATAAATCCCCCGACTGCTCTCTTCTCGCCGGGGCCAATTAGCCGgggcgcgcgtatatatattatacgcgcggGCACGCGAAATATATTTCCTTCCTCTCTCGTAAAAATGTAAATCGCTTGGCCCTCGAAGCCGGcacgtatatgtgtgtgtgtgtagagcgAGATATAAGGCTCGCACACAGGTATACATAACGTATCCGAGATGGAAGATAATTCCTCCGGTGAGGCTATATGTACGTGTGCGTAAGAggggagagatagagagagagagctaccgGAATTTCGTGAATGAAAGAGCGTAGCAGGAATACAAACGCGCTGATGGTTCTccctcgtgtgtgtgtataatgcgAGACAAGAGTTTATCTGTCCCGGGGCCTTGCGTAAGCCGGTAGCGCTCCGAATTAAGCCTCTCACTCTTGAGCGGCattcctcctccttcttcttcttcctcctcgttTCTTTTCAGCTCTTTTTACTTTCTTACGCATCACGGAGCCGCCGCGGCTACTGTACGTGTGCGGACGACACCTATACCTATAGTATACCGCATATAACGCGCGTAAGACGAGCGACAAATTGGCTTAAGGATTATCGTACCGAGAGCGGCTTTGATGGATGCTGCTTTTCCGGACGGCGTTTCCTGTCTCTCGCATAGTCGCACACACAGAGACAGAGTAAtaacaagagagagagagagagagagagagagaaaaaagggcgCGGAGAGCAATGTGCGCGCAGTGGGCTCTCTTTTTATAGCTATATCCGAGAGAGTTTTCTCAGGGGCCGTCTCTCGACTgtgcgcggctgctgctgcgtgtaTTGAAATTTCCAAGACGCGGACACCTGCCTCTGGATTCCCAGGAGCCAGAGGAAGCGAAGAAGGAAtagatgctgctgctgaagagtgagtgagagagagagagagagagagagatcaacCGGTGGTGCtgtagagcagcagcagcagccgccgagAGAGGAGCAGATGGCAGAGGCACagagctgcgcgcgagttttTGTTTCGGGAGAGATTTGTTTTcgtggcggcggcagcagcctGCGCACACACAACCTGCCACCCTCTTGGGCTTTTTCTCTCACGCGCTCTAGTGCAGTGTGCGTAACGCGCGAGCGATGATGCACTTCGGAAACGCGATGTATACTGGCTGCAGCTGAAAAGTAGAGTATATAGCGGGAAGTGCTTTATGGGAAAAAGCCACGTCGCTGAGGAGAGCAGAAGGAGAGACCAGTTTTTCGGTACGAGCTTTTTACAACTTGTTGAGTCGAGCGAGGAGAGGCGGTTCATTCACTAGCTGTATATACTACTACTCATTCTTGTTTACAGGAAGTTCCTCCTCAGCGCTTTCCTTCCTCGGACGCGGAGTGCGATGTCgcgttttatttatatgtacGTGCGCGAATCCGCGCTTAACAGGAAGCGGCTTCGTTGAGATACTGGGAAGTGGGAACAATTTTCGTTGAAGGAGTACTAGCTTGTATGCCTTAGGTTTGTTAGGTCGTAGGTTGGGCAAATCGATTGGCGAACTTTTTGGCGAATGGCTGTTAAAAATAAGGCGATATAACGCTGGATTTTTCCCAATATTCCCTATCCGCTTCACGCGACCTAACAAACCTAGCGTATAAGATCAGGTATACGTGCCTTCGAAACTTATTTCCAACTTCCAACTACCGAGTCGTTGCCCGTCTACTCTGGATTTGCACGTATACGCTCCTTctcgtttcttcttcttcctcttctttacCTCCTTCTTGCCTACTTTAAtcctgtatgtgtgtgtgtgtgtgtgtgtgtgtgtgcccgAGCGTTGCCTTGGCTTGTGCGGGCTTTTGAACAATCCTTTTGTTGCAGCgatttcttcctttttctAAGGGGTAGGCGGAACTGTTTACGATGTTTGCGCGGTTAATGTGTTTATTTTGAGCGATAATCTGCGCGGTACTTCTCCCGGCGGCCTTTTCGTGCATCAGCAGCTCGGTGTGTGCGTATGCATCTGTGTTTGCTTGAATGGAATTTTTGAGGGGGTGGAGATTTGTTGACCCGTGAAAATTGTTACCGGCTGATTACACGAGagttttcattgtttattaTGATGGGTTGGGTGCACCTTTTGAGATTACGGCTGGGGCgcattttttctttgcttGGACTGTGGATTACTTTTAGGCGAAATGCGGCACGATTTTCTCTAATGTCCGGTCGGGGAGATTAATGGCTAACGTAAGCAAATTCTATATCCCGTTTCCGGTCCTCTTCGTCGAAAAGTCTTGCAAGCTCAACGTTCTGGATTGTAGCCTactctgaaaaaaaatcaacaattcAGCAGCCACTTCAGAAAAATCATTTCCGTTCTCCATCGATCAGCAAACACCAACCATCGCGCATCTCTCAGAACCTTGCGCGCATTTCCAAGTCCATTCATCCCTCCGATATTTCGCAGAAAGCCTTCATAGACAAAAGGTCGATAAAAATCTCCTTCGCAGCCAAGTCTCTCCACGTGCAGACTTCCAACTCATCAATGGGGGGGcaaaggcagcagcagcgattcTAATGAATGAAGCTCTCCGCCCTCTCGAGAGAGGTCCTCTCTTCATTTCCGAGGCGAAAACCGAGAATTAACGCCGCTGCGCTAAGCCGCTCATCTGCAGCgcagtgtatataggtatacctgCGAACACGGAGGGCCTCCTACCTGGTGAGAGCTTTCCCTTTTTCCAGACACGCCCTggcgtgtgtatgtatacctatGCATTGTACACAGCCATAGGAAAGCCAGCCGGCCGTCGATAACTTGACTCCTCTTCTGAATTCTACCGCCGCCGCGTTCCTCCTGTCACCGCTTTATTGTCCGGCGAACAATGACACCACGGGGGATTGAAACTTACACCCTTGAGagatgctgctgcttcttttttGTGTGTCTGCAGCGTGCGTCGACGCGCGCCCGCGAGCGAGAGCTTAATACGTaaacgcggcgcgcgcgctttacGCGTTCCCGGAAATTCGCAGCTACGAGAGCTGTCCCCCCCTCCTGCGGCGTTTCTTTCGAGAAACGAGCGTCTCCcattcttcttcctctcttcGGATTCGAGGCTTCATTCATGGCCCACACTGCTGCAGTCAATGGCattcctcgagagagagagagaggatatcCTTCGTCTGCAGCAGTGCAGTGTAATTGAGAAGAGAGCCGGACAATTCGACTGTTGTGACCGGCACTTGACACGCCCTGTATGCGATAAATTTTTCCTCTTTTGCCActaggagagagaagagagcctCTTGTTGTGCTATGGAGAGATCATTCGTTCGATATTAGAGCTTTCGGGGAAACTCGATGGGGATGCGCGTAAGTGTGGTGGCAAGACGAGATCATCGTGAATGAGGTCTTTTCTTTTCGAGCACCTGGACGTGGATGTTGTTCTGAAAATTGGCGATCGTAGCTTGTTGAATGAAGGCTGTTCCGTGAAATATGCTCGTGTGATTTATGGAGTGATTCGACGGCTTAATTCTTTCCTGGTATGAATTCTTGAATCGCATTATGGGGATTATATCGTGCTTACATATAGATTTTCTTGAGAATTGCTTG
Coding sequences within it:
- the LOC100121666 gene encoding serum response factor-binding protein 1 produces the protein MSKAQINNEIILLRGSVEQARVQLIAKLARDAFKLRKKKGTEQQKAKNVRKADKIAAEILAIKKVKKDEITKFILSNPLNLDEILKDQKAEPLTRIMARIANHKKFSQKIAEFKSKYPNYAEFLGPGRRKKAISEWKENKKSRKAQKEENDESSKNASDAEASENNDESSDNGSEANDDDEVSEGEEVTSDVVEEKESEDSVEEKVTTAKTAKIKKSKKIDKENVKSTNVVKGKKNKKLEVKDIVEQEKDSDDSEEEDVKSNIVESESVQNGTVKKEKPKNSLGKRKKANKEEKQSTDKDTKPDVKKKKSDTSKVISKQAIVKKFTDILKEEESKPEMQPEINSDSERSNLKIEKEVDSFFFSGDGGENYLSVVLPKNNSNEDEEEYGNDRFNKKHFSRQQNDKFFSKVNKFQNNGPNNYNSNRQDSRWEGQRDNERPYGRDKPGFNKFNGRSNDRFNDRPNNRFNGKPNDRFNDRPNNKFNDRPNNKFNDRPNNKFGNDRNDKPFKKHGKDSFESKSNEVLHPSWEAKKKQQDILKKGFQGKKIVFGDDL